In one Lolium rigidum isolate FL_2022 chromosome 3, APGP_CSIRO_Lrig_0.1, whole genome shotgun sequence genomic region, the following are encoded:
- the LOC124701102 gene encoding amino acid transporter AVT1H: MASWWCRLLCPQPKQVASESVHGARLAAQRLSRRCDACDVEAGEPCKCARGLEEEGEKVAGDGRVAAVAMTGEQHHSKPTSTFVQSVINMVGMLIGLGQLSTPYALENGGWASVFLLVGLGIMCAYTAHIIGKCLDEDPSSKTYQDIGHQAFGSKGRVIASAFIYLEIFFALVSYTISLSDNIPLVFAAGVRLHLPWLRLSTTQLLTIIAVLVALPSLWLRNLSSISFLSFVGIVMSMIIFSTIVCTAAFSSVGLGKHIPALRLDRIPAVSGLYMFSYAGHIVFPNIYTAMKDPSSFTKVSITSFSLVTVLYTALAFVGASLFGPAVNSQVTLSMPPRLVFTRVALWATVLTPVTKYALEFAPFAIQLEHHLPATMEPRARVIIRGSIGSAGLLLILALALSVPYFQYVLSLTGSLISVAISVIFPCAFYLKIRWVRLSRPVIVLNASMIALGFVLAVVGTASSAKLLVQSIQSGHVA; the protein is encoded by the exons ATGGCGAGCTGGTGGTGCCGGTTGCTGTGCCCGCAGCCTAAGCAGGTGGCGAGCGAGAGCGTGCACGGTGCTCGGCTTGCAGCGCAACGGCTGAGCAGGCGCTGCGATGCCTGCGACGTCGAGGCCGGCGAGCCTTGCAAGTGCGCACGGGGGCTAGAGGAAGAGGGGGAGAAGGTCGCTGGCGACGGGAGGGTCGCGGCCGTGGCAATGACCGGTGAGCAGCACCACAGCAAGCCTACCAGCACCTTTGTCCAGTCGGTCATCAACATGGTTGGGATGCTCATAG GACTTGGGCAGCTCTCCACTCCATATGCCTTGGAAAACGGCGGTTGGGCCTCAGTTTTCCTCCTTGTGGGCCTTGGCATCATGTGCGCCTATACCGCACACATCATCGGCAAGTGCCTAGACGAGGACCCTAGCTCCAAGACATACCAGGATATCGGCCACCAGGCGTTCGGCTCAAAGGGTCGGGTGATCGCCTCCGCGTTCATCTACCTCGAGATCTTCTTCGCTCTTGTCTCTTACACCATCTCCCTCAGCGACAACATACCACTCGTCTTCGCCGCCGGTGTACGCCTCCACCTGCCATGGCTACGCCTCAGCACCACACAACTGCTCACTATCATCGCCGTACTGGTGGCTCTTCCCAGCCTCTGGCTAAGGAATCTATCTTCCATCTCCTTCCTCTCCTTCGTCGGCATCGTCATGTCGATGATCATCTTCTCCACCATCGTGTGCACCGCGGCATTCAGCAGCGTCGGCCTGGGAAAGCACATCCCTGCCCTGAGGCTTGACAGGATCCCAGCGGTGTCTGGTCTGTACATGTTCAGCTACGCCGGCCACATCGTGTTCCCCAACATCTACACGGCCATGAAGGACCCCTCCAGCTTCACGAAGGTCTCTATCACGAGCTTCTCCCTCGTCACCGTGCTCTACACGGCTCTGGCGTTCGTCGGCGCAAGCCTCTTCGGCCCCGCCGTGAACTCCCAGGTCACGCTCAGCATGCCGCCACGGCTCGTGTTCACCAGGGTGGCGCTGTGGGCGACCGTGCTCACGCCGGTCACAAAGTACGCGCTCGAGTTCGCGCCCTTCGCCATCCAGCTCGAGCACCACCTGCCGGCGACCATGGAGCCTCGTGCTCGGGTAATCATCCGTGGCAGCATCGGCTCGGCGGGGCTTCTCCTCATCCTGGCATTGGCGCTCTCGGTTCCATATTTCCAATACGTGCTCAGCCTCACCGGATCGCTCATCAGTGTGGCCATCTCGGTCATCTTCCCCTGCGCCTTCTACCTCAAGATCCGCTGGGTCCGGCTGTCGAGACCTGTCATCGTGCTGAATGCGTCAATGATCGCCCTTGGGTTTGTTCTCGCTGTTGTGGGAACTGCCTCATCGGCTAAGTTGCTGGTGCAAAGTATACAGAGTGGGCATGTAGCGTAA